TATGATCTTTTGGTCTTGAGCGACCGGGAGTCACCCGGCAGCAGCAGGTCGAAGACCGCGGTTCCCGTGAACATCGCCCCGGACGTTACGGTCACCCCCCGACATGATCAAGGGGTTTACGCCGGTCGGCGTAAACCCCTTGATCACTGTGTCAGCACCGGATCAGGCGCGCGGCTTCTCCCGCATCTCGAAGGTCTCGATGATGTCGCCGACCTGGACGTTGTTGTAACCGCCCAGCGTCAGACCACACTCGAAGCCCTCGCGGACCTCCGTCGCGTCGTCCTTGAACCGCTTGAGGGAGCTGATCGTGAGGTTGTCCGCCACGACCGACCCGTCCCGCAGCAGCCGTGCCTTGGCGTTGCGGCGGATGATGCCGGACCGGACGATACAGCCGGAGATGTTGCCGACCTTGGACGAGCGGAACACGTCGCGGATCTCCGCGGAGCCCAGCTCGACCTCCTCGTACTCCGGCTTGAGCAGCCCCTTGAGCGCGGCGTCGATCTCCTCGATGGCCTGGTAGATCACGGTGTAGTACCGGATCTCCACACCCTCGCGGTCGGCGATCTCGCGGACCTTGTTGGCGGCCCGCACGTTGAAGCCGATGATCGTGACCGCCTCGGACGAGGCACTCGCGAGCATGACGTCGCTCTCGGTGATCGCACCCACCCCACGGTGGATGATCCGCAGCTGGACCTCCTCCGGGATGTCCAGGTTGAACAGCGCGTCCTCGAGCGCCTCCACGGAACCGGAGACGTCGCCCTTGAGCACCAGGTTGAGCGAGGTCTTCTCGCCCTCCTTGAGCTGCTCCATGAGCGTCTCGAGAGTCGCCCGGCCGCGGGAGTTGGCGAAGGACGCCGCCCGCCGCCGCGCCTGCCGCTGCTCGGCGATCTGACGCACCGTGCGGTCGTCCTCGGCCGCCAGGAAGGTGTCACCCGCACCCGGGACCGCGGTCAGACCGAGCACCATGACCGGACGCGCCGGCCCGGCCTCGTCCACCGGCTTGCCGTTCTCGTCGAGCATGGCCCGGACCCGGCCGTGGGCCCCACCGGCGACGATCGAGTCGCCCGCCCGCAGGGTGCCCTTCTGCACCAGCACCGTCGCCACCGCACCGCGACCCTTGTCCAGGTGCGCCTCGATGGCGACACCCTGCGCCGGCCCGTCGATCGGAGCGGTCAGCTCCAGCGACGCGTCGGCGGTCAGCAGGACGGCCTCGAGCAGTTCCTCGATGCCGATGCCGGGCTTCGCGGCCACGTTGACGAACATGGTCTCGCCGCCGTACTCCTCGGCGACCAGTCCGTACTCGGTCAGCTGCTGGCGGACCTTGTCCGGGTTGGCGTCCGGCTTGTCGACCTTGTTGACCGCGACCACGATCGGCACGTCGGCCGCCTTGGCGTGGTTGAGCGCCTCGATGGTCTGCGGCATGACGCCATCGTCGGCCGCCACCACCAGGATCACGATGTCCGTGACCTGGGCACCACGGGCACGCATGGCGGTGAACGCCTCGTGACCCGGGGTGTCGATGAAGGTGACCGCCCGGTCCTCGCCCTCGTGCGGGACGTGGACCTGGTAGGCGCCGATGTGCTGGGTGATGCCACCCGCCTCACCGGCCACGACGTTCGCCTTACGGATCGCGTCGAGCAGCTTGGTCTTACCGTGGTCGACGTGACCCATGACGGTCACGACCGGCGCACGGCTGACCAGGCGGTCCTCCGCGACCTCGGCGTCGAGGTCGATGTTGAACTGCGCGAGCAGTTCGCGGTCCTCGTCCTCCGGGCTGACGATCTGCACGTCGAAGCCGAGGTGCTCACCCAGCAGCAGCAGGGTCTCGTCGGAGCAGGACTGGGTCGCGGTGACCATCTCGCCCAGGTTGAACATCTCCTGGACCAGCGAACCCGGGTTGGCGTTGATCTTGTCGGCGAAGTCCGACAGCGAGGCGCCACGGGAGAGCCGGACGACCTGACCCTGACCCCGGGGGGCACCCGAGCTCATGGTCGGGGCCGACAGGTTGTCGAACTCCTGTCTGCGCTGCTTCTTGGACTTGCGACCACGGGTCGGCCGACCACCCGGACGCCCGAAGGCACCCGCGGCGCCGCCGCCACGGCCACGACCGCCGCCACCGGGACGACCGCCGCCACCGGCCGGGGCACCCGGACGGAAACCGCCACCCGGAGCACCACCGCCGCCACCGGGGCCACCACGGTAGCCACCGCCACCGGCACCACCGCCGCCGGGACCACCGCGGAAGCCGCCACCGGCACCGCCGCCGCCACCGGGACCGCCGCGGAAACCGCCGCCGCCACCGGGACGACCCGCGCCGCCACCGGGGCCGCCGCGCCCGCCACCGGGACCGCCGGGGCGACCCGTGGTCGGCCGCTGGCTCGGCATCGAGGCCGGGCTGGGCCGGGGCGGCATGGAAGCCGGGCTCGGCCGCGGCGGCATGCCCGCCGGGCTGGGCCGGGGACCGCCGGGCGCCGGAGGCCGCTGCTGCTGGCCACCCTGGATGCCGAACGGGTTGTTACCGGCGCCGCGCGCCGGCGGACGACCGCCCGGACGGGCACCCGGGGCACCCGGGGTCGGCGCGCCGGGACGACCGGCGGCCGGGGCACCCGGACGCGGCGGTGCCGCGTTCGGGCCGGGACGCGGACCCGGACGGGGACCACCCTCGGTCGGGGGCTCCCGTCGGACGTTCTCGCGCTGCTGCTGGCGGGCGGCCTGCGCGGCCTTGACCGCGGCCTCCTGCTCAGCCTTGAGGGCGGCGGCGCGCGCCTCGGCGGCCGCCACTTCGATGTCGTGTGCGCTCGCCGGCTTGGCGACCGGGGTCGCCGGCTGCGGCGGGCCGGGGACCGGGCCCTTGGGCTTCGGTCCAGGGGTCGGCGCGGCCGGCCGCCGGGGCGGCATCGGCTTGGCCGAGACCCGGGGGGCACCCGGGGTCGGGGTCGGCGTCGGGGTCGGTGCCGGGCTCGGGGCGGCCGCCGCCGGAGCGGACGGCGCCGCGGAACCACCGGCGGACGCGACGAAGGCGCCCCGCAGCCGACGGGCGACGGGCGCCTCGACGGTGCTCGACGCGGACTTGACGAACTCGCCCATCTCCTTGAGCTTGGCGAGCACGGTCTTGCTCTCGACCCCGAGCTCCTTGGCGAGCTCGTGTACGCGGGCCTTTCCTGCCACTGCACTCCTCACTTCGAGGTCGTGCGGGCAGCACCCGCAGCGACCTCAATCGTGCACTTGAAGCCTGGTCATTTCAGGGACTTCATCGTGTGCTCATGTCGGTCGTCCTACCTTGCTAGCGACCCTCGACCGGTCGGGTTGACCGGTCGTAGTGGTTGGCGCGTCAACGTGCTCCGCCAGCTCACCGTGATCGATGATCCCGGTGACACGCAGCGCCCGCCCGAAGGCTCGGCGCCGCACCGCCTGCGCGAAGCAGGCCGGATCCGGGTGCATGTTCGCTCCCCGACCCGGCAGTGTGCGGGTCGGATCGGGTCGAAGGCGATGTCCCGCCCCGTCGCCGATCGCGACGATCCGCAACAATTCGCTGGCCGGCGCACGTTTCCGGCAGCCCACACAGGTGCGCTCCGGCTGCGCGCGTCGTACCACTGGAAGAAGTCTACCCCTAGCTGCTCGAGATCGCGCCGCCCGGTTCCCGGACGTGCTCGGCCCCGCCCCGCGCGGGCGTCCCGGCCTGCTCGGCGTCGGACCGGATGTCGATCCGCCAACCGGTCAACCGGGCGGCGAGCCGGGCGTTCTGCCCTTCCCGCCCGATCGCCAGCGAGAGCTGGAAGTCCGGCACGGTGACCCGGGCCGTCCGGGTGGCCAGGTCGACCACCTCGACCCGCAGCGCCTTGGCCGGGGAGAGGGCGTTGCCGACGAACGTCGCCGGGTCGTCCGACCAGTCGATGATGTCGATCTTCTCGCCGTGCAGCTCGCTCATGACCGCCCGGACCCGCTGCCCCATCGGGCCGATGCAGGCTCCCTTGGCGTTGACCCCGGAGGCCGTCGAGCGCACCGCGATCTTCGTACGGTGACCTGCCTCACGGGCGATCGCGCCGATCTCGACGGTGCCGTCGGCGATCTCCGGCACCTCCAGCGCGAAGAGCTTCTTCACCAGCGCCGGGTGCGACCGGGAGAGGGTGATCTGCGGACCACGCATCCCCTTGGCCACGTGCACCACCACGCAGCGGATCCGCTCGCCGTGGTCGTAGCGCTCGCCGGGGACCTGCTCGGACTGCGGCAGCACGCCCTCGAGCTTGCCGAGGTCGACGCTGACGATGCCCTTCTCCCGGCGGGTCTCGTGCGCCTGCACGACGCCGGTGACCAGGTCACCGTCGCGGCCCACGTACTCGCCGAAGTGCACCTCGTCGGTGGCCTCCCGCAGCCGCTGGAGGATCACCTGCTTGGCGGTCATGGCCGCGATCCGGCCGAAGTCGTGCGGGGTGTCGTCCCACTCCCGCACCACCGTGCCGTCCTCGTCCAGCTCCTGGGCGTAGACCAGGGCCGCGCCGGACTTACGGTCGATCTCCACCCGGGCGTGCGGCTCGGCGCCGTCGGTGTGCCGGTAGGCGGTCAGCAGCGCGGTCTCGATCGCCGCGAGGATCGTGTCGAACGGGATCTCCCGCTCGCGCTCGAGTGCGCGCAGCGCCGCGAGGTCGATGTTCACCTCTCCTCGTCCTCCACATCATCTTCGTCGTCGATGTCGTCAATGTCGTCGGCCTCGGCCGCCTCGTCGATCTCGTCGAGGCGGTGGAACTCGACCTGGACCCGGCCGGGGCCCAGCTCGGCGTAACCGTGTTCGGCGCGGCCGGCATCCGTCTCCAGCACCACGCGCTCGTCGTCGGCCTCGACCACCCGACCGGTGAGCTGCCGGTCCCCGGCGGCCCGCTGCTCGGGCAGCCCCGCCGCGCCCCGCACGGTCACCTTGACCAGCCGGCCGACGTTGCGTCGCCAGTGCCGGGGCAGGGTGAGCGGCCGGTCCACGCCCGGGGAGCTGACCTCCAGCTGGTACTCCCCGGCGACGAGGTCGCCGCCGGCCTCCTCCGCGGCGTCCAGCGCCGCGGAGACCGCCCGGGAGACGTCCGCGACGCCGTCCAGGTTGATCCCGCCGTCGGCGTCCACGATCACGCGTACGACGTGCCGCCGCCCGGCCCGGGAGACGGAGAGGTCCTCGAGGTCGTAGCCGGCCGCGGTGACCACCGGTTCGATCACGTCGCGCAGCCGCGCGCGCCGGGCGCCGAGGTCACCGCCGCGCGGGGCGCCGACCCGCTCGCCGCCACGCGGGCCCTCGGTCCGACGGGGTCGCCCCGACGGTCCGGTCGGCCTGGTGGCACGGCCACGCTGCGTCATCTCGGCGCACCCTTCTCCTGATCGGCCGGGCTCCCGGCCAGCTCTCCCGCTCCGCCGGGCCGGCGGCCCCACGGTCGGAGATCGACCGTGCCGTCGGCCCGCCATGCCGGCACGCCACCGGGGCGGTCGCGCCCGGTGGCTGCGCAGAGCGTAACGCGCGGGCCGGTCGGCGGAGCCGGCGGCGCACCGACGCCGGTGCCCCACCCGGCGGCACCGATGGTGTTGACTTGTCCGGTGGCGACCGGCAGAACGAGACAGCGCGGCGGAGCAGCCGGACATTCCCGGCGGAACGTGCTGCGCGCGGGCGCACTGGTGGCGCTCGGCGGCGCGACCGTCCCGCTGACCGGCTGTGATCTTTTCGACCGCAACGACAAGGAGCCGGTCCCCGACCCGCTCGAACCCCTGGCGGCCGAGTCCGGCGCGCTGGAGGCCCGGCACCGGGCCGCGATCGCCGCCGACCCGAGCCTCACCGACCGGCTCACCCCGATCGCCGACGCGCACCGCGCGCACGCCGACGAGCTGCGCCGGCTGATCGGCCGCAAGGCGCCCTCCGGCGCACCGGCGGGCAGCCCGACGGCCGCCCCGGCGGCGGACCCCGCCGGCCTGCTGGCCGGGCTGCGTCAGGCGGAGCAGGCCGGCCGGGAGAACGCGGCGAAGGCGTGCGCGGCCGCGCCGGCCGAGCGGGCCGCGCTGCTCGGCTCCATCGCCGCCGCCCGGGCGACCCACGTGGAGGCGTTGACGTGACCCCCCGTACCGCACCCACCGGCCCCGCCGAGGCGCTCTCCGCCGCCCTCACCGCCGAGTACGCGGCCGTCTGGGCGTACGGGGTGATCGGGGTACGCCTCACCGGCACCGCCCGGAACGCCGCGCGGGCCGCCGAGGCCGCCCACCGGGCCCGGCGGGACGCGCTGATCCTCCAACTCAGCTCCGGCGGCACCCCGGTCCCCGCCGACCGCGCCGGATACGCGCTGCCGTACCCGGTGACCGACCGGGCGGGCGCGCTGCGGCTCGCGGTCGACGTCGAGGAGCGGACGGCCGCGTTCTGGCGGGCGGCGCTGCCGCACACCGGCGGGGCGGACCGCAACCGGGCCCTGGCCGCGCTGACCGACTGCGCGCTGCGGGCCACCCGCTGGCGGCGCACCGCGGGGGTGACTCCGCTCACCGTCGCCTTCCCGGGCCGGCCGGCCTGAGCGGGGCGACCCGCGTGCGACGGCGACGTGCCTGGTACGGCGGGAGGTCGTTCCGGTTGCGGACGGCATACCAGGTATGCATACTCCGGTTCCATGTCCATCCGTCACGGGCTGCTCGCCCTCCTGGAACGCGGCCAGATGTACGGCTACCAGCTGCGCGCCGCGTTCGAGGAGTCGACCGGCGCGACCTGGCCGCTGAACATCGGGCAGGTCTACACCACGCTGGCCCGGCTGGAACGGGACGGCCTGGTCCGCCCGCTGCCGGAGAACGAGGGCGGACAGCGGCCGTACGAGATCACCGACGCCGGCCGCGCGGACCTGACGCTCTGGTTCGCCACCCCGATCAGCCGCACCGACCGGCCCCGGGACGAGCTGGCGATCAAGCTGGCCCTGGCGCTGACCACCCCCGGCGTGGACGTGCGGGCGGTGGTGCAGACCCAGCGCAGTGCCACCATGCGGGCGTTGCAGGAGTTGACCCGACTGAAGTACGCCAGCGACAAGCCGGAGGACCTGCCCTGGCGGCTGGTGCTGGACGCGATGGTCTTCCAGGCCGAGGCGGAGATCCGCTGGCTGGACCACTGCGAGACCAGCCTGGTCCGGCACCGGCCCACCCCACCCCGGCCCACCGGCCAGGACCAGCCGGAGGCGGTGGACCGGACCGACCACCAGGCCCGCCGGTGAGCGCGAGGAGTGAGCCGCTCCTGCGAGCCCCGCAGTCGCGAACGAAGGACGGCCCGGTGAGCGCGAGGAGTGAGCCGCTCCTGCGAGCCCCGCAGTCGCGAACGAACGACGGCCCGGTGAGCGCGAGGAGTGGCCCGCTCCTGCCAGCCCCGCGGTCGCGAACGAGAAACGGCCCGGTGAACGCGAGGAGGGTCCGGTGAGTGACGGGGTGCTGGAGCTGCGGGACGTGCACCGGACGCACGGCGTCGCCGAGGCCGCCGTGCACGCGCTGCGCGGAGTGAGTCTGACCGTCCACCCGGGCGAACTGGTCGCCGTGATGGGTCCGTCGGGCTCCGGCAAGTCGACCCTGCTGGCGATCGCCGGTGGGCTGGACCGCCCCACCGGCGGCGAGGTGCTGGTGGCGGGCGAGCCGCTCGGCGGGCTGGCCCCCCGGGCGCTGGCCCGCCTGCGCCGCCGCCGGATCGGCTACATCTTCCAGCACCTCAACCTGCTGGGCAGCCTCACCGCGGCGGAGAACGTCGCGCTCCCCCTGGAACTCGACGGTGTCGGCGTCCGGCAGGCGCGGCGGCTCGCGCTCGCCGCGCTCGCCGAGGTGGACCTGGCCGGGCTGGGCGGGCGCTTCCCCGACCAGATGTCCGGCGGTCAGCAGCAGCGGGTGGCGATCGCGCGGGCGCTGGTCGGTGAGCGTCGGCTGGTCCTCGCCGACGAACCGACCGGCGCGCTGGACTCGCAGGCCGGGGAGGCGGTGCTGCACCTGCTGCGCCGCCGGGTGGACGCGGGCGCGGCCGGGGTGCTGGTCACCCACGAGGCCCGGCACGCCGGCTGGGCCGACCGGGTGGTCTTCCTCCGGGACGGGGTGCTGGTCGACTCGACGGCGCCGCTGGCCGGCGTCGAGCAGCTGCTCACCGGCAGCGGTCGGTGAGCCGGGACCGGCTCGCCGGGACCGTCGGCTCCTGGCGTACGGCGCTGCGCATCGCGCGCCGGGAGGCCCGTCGGGCGCGCGGACGTACCGCCCTGGTGCTGGCGATGATCACGCTTCCGGTGCTGGCGCTGACCTTCATCGCGGTCACCTACGACATGTCCGAGCTGAGCCGCGCGGAGCGGATGGACCGGCGGCTCGGCGGTGCCGACGTGGAGCTGCGGTGGGTCGCCGAGAACGCGATCGTCCAGGGCTCGTGGGGGGAGGACTGGTGGGGCGAGCGGACGGAGGCGGTGCCGCGCAGCCGACCCCCCACCGCCGCCGAGGTCGCCGGGCTGCTGCCGGCGGGCAGCCGGTCCACCCCGGTCCGCTGGTGGGTGCCCTTCGAGACCCGGGTCGGCGGCCGGCTCGTCTCCTTCGAGGGCCGGTCGTTGGACCTGACCGACCCGCTCACCCGGCCGCTGGCGAGGTTCCGCGCCGGGCGCGCGCCGGCCGCGCCCGACGACGTGGCGGTCAGTCCGCAGGCCCTGCGCCACCTCGGGGTACGCCTCGGCGGCACGGTCACCACCTCGGACGGCGCCCGGACGTACACGGTGGTCGGGGTGGTGGAGTTCGCGGACAACCTGGGCGACGTGGTGGTGCTCCCGCCCGGGGTGCCGCTCGGGCCGAACCCGGCCGAGGGGAGCTGGCTGGTGGACCTTCCCGGCCCACTGGACGAGGCGTTGGTCGACCGGCTGAACGCGCGGGGCGTCGCCGTCGCCGCGCGGACGCCGGTGCCGGGGCGCGACGCGTCGGACGCCCGTACCTCCGCGCTGCCGGATCCCGAGACGGCCGGCAACGCCCTGCTGGTCGGCGGACTCGGGCTGCTGGAGGTGGTGCTGCTGGTCGGGCCGGCCTTCGCGGTCGGCGTCCGTCGCCGGCGGCGGGACCTGGCGCTGGTCGCGGTGGCCGGCGGTGACCACGTGCACCTGCGTCGCGTCGTGCTCGCCGACGGGGTGGTGCTCGGCGCGGGCGGGGCGGCGCTCGGGCTGCTGCTCGGCACCGCCGCCGCGTTCGCCGGCCGACCTCTGGTGGAGCAGTACCTGACGCACGCCCGGTTCGGGGCGTACCGCGTCTTCCCGGCGGCGCTGGCGGCCATCGCGGCGGTCGCGGTGCTGGCCGGGGTGCTCGCCGCGCTGGCGCCCGCGCTGGCCGCCGCCCGGCAGGACGTGGTGGCCGGGCTCGCGGGGCGGCGCGACGCCCCCCGGCACCGGCGGCGCTGGCTGGTCATCGGGGTGCTGCTGGCCCTCGGTGGCAGCCTGACCGCCGCCGTCGGCGCCTCCCGGAGCAACCCGACGACGGTCCTGGCCGGGCTGGTCCTCGGTGAGCTGGGCCTGGTGTTCGTCACCCCGACGCTGATCGGGCTGCTCGCCCGGACCGGGCGGCTGCTGCCGCTGGCGCCCCGGCTGGCGTTGCGGGAGGCCAGCCGGAACCGGTCCTCCGCCGCACCGGCCATCTCGGCGGTGATGGCCGCGGTGGCCGGGAGCGTGGCCGTCGGCGTCTACCTGGCCAGCGACGACGCCCGCACCCGCACGGACTGGCAGCCCGGCATCCCGCCCGGGAACGTGCTGCTGGTGCCCGGGGACGCCGTCCCGCCGGCCCTGCCCGCGCTGCCGGCGGTGGTCGAGCGGGCCCGGGCCGTCCTGCCGGCGGCCTCCGTCGTGGCGGTCGCGCAGCCGGCCTGCGCCCATCCCGTGAGCCAG
This genomic interval from Micromonospora sp. CCTCC AA 2012012 contains the following:
- the infB gene encoding translation initiation factor IF-2 encodes the protein MAGKARVHELAKELGVESKTVLAKLKEMGEFVKSASSTVEAPVARRLRGAFVASAGGSAAPSAPAAAAPSPAPTPTPTPTPGAPRVSAKPMPPRRPAAPTPGPKPKGPVPGPPQPATPVAKPASAHDIEVAAAEARAAALKAEQEAAVKAAQAARQQQRENVRREPPTEGGPRPGPRPGPNAAPPRPGAPAAGRPGAPTPGAPGARPGGRPPARGAGNNPFGIQGGQQQRPPAPGGPRPSPAGMPPRPSPASMPPRPSPASMPSQRPTTGRPGGPGGGRGGPGGGAGRPGGGGGFRGGPGGGGGAGGGFRGGPGGGGAGGGGYRGGPGGGGGAPGGGFRPGAPAGGGGRPGGGGRGRGGGAAGAFGRPGGRPTRGRKSKKQRRQEFDNLSAPTMSSGAPRGQGQVVRLSRGASLSDFADKINANPGSLVQEMFNLGEMVTATQSCSDETLLLLGEHLGFDVQIVSPEDEDRELLAQFNIDLDAEVAEDRLVSRAPVVTVMGHVDHGKTKLLDAIRKANVVAGEAGGITQHIGAYQVHVPHEGEDRAVTFIDTPGHEAFTAMRARGAQVTDIVILVVAADDGVMPQTIEALNHAKAADVPIVVAVNKVDKPDANPDKVRQQLTEYGLVAEEYGGETMFVNVAAKPGIGIEELLEAVLLTADASLELTAPIDGPAQGVAIEAHLDKGRGAVATVLVQKGTLRAGDSIVAGGAHGRVRAMLDENGKPVDEAGPARPVMVLGLTAVPGAGDTFLAAEDDRTVRQIAEQRQARRRAASFANSRGRATLETLMEQLKEGEKTSLNLVLKGDVSGSVEALEDALFNLDIPEEVQLRIIHRGVGAITESDVMLASASSEAVTIIGFNVRAANKVREIADREGVEIRYYTVIYQAIEEIDAALKGLLKPEYEEVELGSAEIRDVFRSSKVGNISGCIVRSGIIRRNAKARLLRDGSVVADNLTISSLKRFKDDATEVREGFECGLTLGGYNNVQVGDIIETFEMREKPRA
- a CDS encoding YlxR family protein, with protein sequence MVRRAQPERTCVGCRKRAPASELLRIVAIGDGAGHRLRPDPTRTLPGRGANMHPDPACFAQAVRRRAFGRALRVTGIIDHGELAEHVDAPTTTTGQPDRSRVASKVGRPT
- the nusA gene encoding transcription termination factor NusA — its product is MNIDLAALRALEREREIPFDTILAAIETALLTAYRHTDGAEPHARVEIDRKSGAALVYAQELDEDGTVVREWDDTPHDFGRIAAMTAKQVILQRLREATDEVHFGEYVGRDGDLVTGVVQAHETRREKGIVSVDLGKLEGVLPQSEQVPGERYDHGERIRCVVVHVAKGMRGPQITLSRSHPALVKKLFALEVPEIADGTVEIGAIAREAGHRTKIAVRSTASGVNAKGACIGPMGQRVRAVMSELHGEKIDIIDWSDDPATFVGNALSPAKALRVEVVDLATRTARVTVPDFQLSLAIGREGQNARLAARLTGWRIDIRSDAEQAGTPARGGAEHVREPGGAISSS
- the rimP gene encoding ribosome maturation factor RimP, producing the protein MTQRGRATRPTGPSGRPRRTEGPRGGERVGAPRGGDLGARRARLRDVIEPVVTAAGYDLEDLSVSRAGRRHVVRVIVDADGGINLDGVADVSRAVSAALDAAEEAGGDLVAGEYQLEVSSPGVDRPLTLPRHWRRNVGRLVKVTVRGAAGLPEQRAAGDRQLTGRVVEADDERVVLETDAGRAEHGYAELGPGRVQVEFHRLDEIDEAAEADDIDDIDDEDDVEDEER
- a CDS encoding ferritin-like domain-containing protein; protein product: MTPRTAPTGPAEALSAALTAEYAAVWAYGVIGVRLTGTARNAARAAEAAHRARRDALILQLSSGGTPVPADRAGYALPYPVTDRAGALRLAVDVEERTAAFWRAALPHTGGADRNRALAALTDCALRATRWRRTAGVTPLTVAFPGRPA
- a CDS encoding PadR family transcriptional regulator, which translates into the protein MSIRHGLLALLERGQMYGYQLRAAFEESTGATWPLNIGQVYTTLARLERDGLVRPLPENEGGQRPYEITDAGRADLTLWFATPISRTDRPRDELAIKLALALTTPGVDVRAVVQTQRSATMRALQELTRLKYASDKPEDLPWRLVLDAMVFQAEAEIRWLDHCETSLVRHRPTPPRPTGQDQPEAVDRTDHQARR
- a CDS encoding ABC transporter ATP-binding protein, with the translated sequence MSDGVLELRDVHRTHGVAEAAVHALRGVSLTVHPGELVAVMGPSGSGKSTLLAIAGGLDRPTGGEVLVAGEPLGGLAPRALARLRRRRIGYIFQHLNLLGSLTAAENVALPLELDGVGVRQARRLALAALAEVDLAGLGGRFPDQMSGGQQQRVAIARALVGERRLVLADEPTGALDSQAGEAVLHLLRRRVDAGAAGVLVTHEARHAGWADRVVFLRDGVLVDSTAPLAGVEQLLTGSGR
- a CDS encoding FtsX-like permease family protein, with translation MSRDRLAGTVGSWRTALRIARREARRARGRTALVLAMITLPVLALTFIAVTYDMSELSRAERMDRRLGGADVELRWVAENAIVQGSWGEDWWGERTEAVPRSRPPTAAEVAGLLPAGSRSTPVRWWVPFETRVGGRLVSFEGRSLDLTDPLTRPLARFRAGRAPAAPDDVAVSPQALRHLGVRLGGTVTTSDGARTYTVVGVVEFADNLGDVVVLPPGVPLGPNPAEGSWLVDLPGPLDEALVDRLNARGVAVAARTPVPGRDASDARTSALPDPETAGNALLVGGLGLLEVVLLVGPAFAVGVRRRRRDLALVAVAGGDHVHLRRVVLADGVVLGAGGAALGLLLGTAAAFAGRPLVEQYLTHARFGAYRVFPAALAAIAAVAVLAGVLAALAPALAAARQDVVAGLAGRRDAPRHRRRWLVIGVLLALGGSLTAAVGASRSNPTTVLAGLVLGELGLVFVTPTLIGLLARTGRLLPLAPRLALREASRNRSSAAPAISAVMAAVAGSVAVGVYLASDDARTRTDWQPGIPPGNVLLVPGDAVPPALPALPAVVERARAVLPAASVVAVAQPACAHPVSQDDYCSVSAVLPPELTCPYETTEFRSAAGRRRALADPRCVRPTRIPDGIYVPAVVDGDGATLPVLTGAPAGEVAAASAVLRAGGVVVTDPRYLVDGRVTVTASGPTDGPATPPTATATLPGYVLHGGVPVDRLLLSPAAAARVGLVGRPLGYAIDTTGPPTVAQQERLAADLRPVAELVVQVEQDSSGPDRRPLLLLLAVGAGVITLGAAGAATGLAAAEARRDLSTLAAVGASPRVRRILSLCQAGVIAVLGSVLGLVAGTGSAVIILTSVNRRLAESWPVQSPYPVVVPWSTLGVLVVVPLLAMLGAALFTRSRLPVERRLD